Proteins found in one Triticum aestivum cultivar Chinese Spring chromosome 4D, IWGSC CS RefSeq v2.1, whole genome shotgun sequence genomic segment:
- the LOC123100814 gene encoding flavin-containing monooxygenase FMO GS-OX-like 8, whose protein sequence is MAAGDGEPVLQSKSVCVVGGGMAGLAAARELRREGHAVTVMERSGDVGGQWLYDPRTDAEDPLGAAVPVRVPSSIYACLRLITPREAMGFSDFQFLPRDGPGRDPRRFPAHRELHCYLRDFCNAFGLMDAVRLNTRVLRVALAPTSTTTTRQWAVRSVRRLGCTEDDEAQEEEEVFDAVVVATGHYSQPMLPRDIEGMGEWRRRQLHSHSYRTPEPFRGETVVVVGCGDSGKDIALDLCRVAREVHLASSSGVATPAVSRMLANHGDVLRLHPRIRRLHADGHVEFVDGSSVAADTVIYCTGYTYSFPFLDTGGAVTVSDSGYVVGPLFEHVFPPSLAPSLSFVGVPRKVPVPWFFEVQARWVAQVLSGRRALPAEEEMLRSVEEHLRAREAAGVPRKLTHNIGGVEREKVYEFGEKYSDLAPLEE, encoded by the coding sequence ATGGCTGCTGGAGACGGCGAGCCGGTGCTGCAGTCCAAGAGCGTGTGCGTGGTGGGGGGCGGCATGGCCGGCCTGGCGGCGGCGCGCGAGCTGCGGCGGGAGGGACACGCCGTCACCGTCATGGAGCGGAGCGGCGACGTCGGCGGGCAGTGGCTGTACGACCCCAGGACCGACGCCGAGGACCCGCTCGGCGCCGCGGTGCCGGTGCGCGTGCCCAGCAGCATCTACGCCTGCCTCCGCCTCATCACCCCGCGGGAGGCCATGGGCTTCTCCGACTTCCAGTTCCTGCCCAGGGACGGCCCTGGCCGCGACCCGCGCCGCTTCCCAGCCCACCGCGAGCTGCACTGCTACCTCCGGGACTTCTGCAACGCCTTTGGCCTCATGGACGCCGTCAGGCTCAACACCCGGGTCCTGCGCGTCGCCCTCGCGCCGACGTCGACGACCACGACGCGCCAGTGGGCGGTGAGGTCCGTGCGGCGCCTCGGCTGCACCGAGGATGATGaagcgcaggaggaggaggaggtgttcgaCGCCGTTGTGGTGGCCACCGGTCACTACTCGCAGCCGATGCTCCCGAGGGACATCGAGGGCATGGGGGAGTGGAGGCGCCGGCAGCTGCACAGCCACTCGTACCGGACGCCGGAGCCGTTCCGCGGCGAGACTGTGGTGGTGGTCGGGTGCGGGGACAGCGGCAAGGACATCGCGCTGGACCTCTGCCGCGTCGCCAGGGAGGTGCACCTTGCCAGCAGCTCCGGGGTCGCCACGCCGGCCGTGTCGAGGATGCTGGCCAACCACGGCGACGTGCTGCGCCTGCACCCCCGGAtccgccgtcttcacgccgacggGCACGTGGAGTTCGTGGACGGCTCCTCCGTCGCGGCCGACACGGTCATATACTGTACAGGGTACACCTACTCGTTCCCGTTCCTGGACACGGGCGGGGCGGTCACCGTGAGCGACAGCGGCTATGTGGTCGGCCCGCTGTTCGAGCACGTGTTCCCGCCGTCCCTGGCCCCGTCGCTGTCCTTCGTGGGCGTGCCGAGGAAGGTCCCGGTCCCGTGGTTCTTCGAGGTGCAGGCGCGGTGGGTGGCGCAGGTGCTGTCCGGCCGCCGCGcgctgccggcggaggaggagaTGCTGCGGTCCGTGGAGGAGCACCTCCGCGCCAGGGAGGCCGCCGGAGTGCCGAGGAAGCTCACCCACAACATCGGTGGCGTGGAACGTGAGAAGGTGTACGAGTTCGGGGAGAAGTACTCGGACTTGGCGCCGCTGGAGGAGTAG